Sequence from the Colletotrichum higginsianum IMI 349063 chromosome 6, whole genome shotgun sequence genome:
GGAGCAGCCGCTGCGCTCGCTGTCGTGGGAGGACGTGGACACCGAGGAGGCGCGGGAGCTCGCGTACAGggcggcggtcgagggcgccgtgCTCCTGAAGAACGACGGGACTCTGCCCTTGTCGGCCGACGCGAGGAAGtacgccctcgtcggcccgTGGGCGAACGCGACCACGCAGATGCAGGGCAACTACTTCGGCCCCGCGCCGTACCTGATCTCCCCTTACCAAGCCGCCAAGGACCTCGGGCTGGACGTCACTTACACCCCGGGCTGCCGGACCAACGACACCGACGCCTCGTTCCGACGAGCGGTGGCGTCTGCCCGCGCCGCggatctcgtcgtcttcgcgggcggcgtcgacaacACTCTGGAGGCCGAGACCCTCGACCGCCGCACACTGGCTTGGCCCGATGCCCAGATCGACCTCCTCcgggccgtcgccgcgctcgggaagcccgtcgtcgtgctCCAGTTCGGCGGGGggcaggtcgacgacgccgagctgctcgccaACGCCTCCATCAACGCCGTGCTCTGGGGCGGGTATCCCGGTCAGTCGGGGGGCAGAGCCATCTTCGACCTGCTGTTCGGACGTGCGGCGCCTGCTGGTCGATTGTCGGTTACGCAGTATCCGGCATCCTACAGCAAAGCCGTACCGGCGACGGACATGAACCTCCGACCGGGCCCGGGAAACTCGGGGCTGGGACGCACTTACATGTGGTTCAACGGGGAGGCGCCGGTGCCATATGGATCCGGTCTGCACTACACCACCTTCGATGTCAAACTGGAAGCAGTCCAGGGGTCGGTTCTCACCCAAACAGAGGAGGCATCCCCTCCGTTagacgacgtcgacaccTCGGGGGTCCCGGCATGGCAACGGGCCTTGGGCAAACCGGCCCTCACCGTTGCCGTCAAAGTGACCAACACCGGAGGGGTTTCTTCGGACTACGTGGCGCTGTTGTTCCTCAGGTCCAACGCCGGACtcgctcctcggccgcgcaAGACGCTCGCAGGCTATTTCCGCTTCAGAGACATCCGGCCCGGGGAGCGGGCAGAGAGGGAGATCGCCGTCACGGTCGAGCGTCTGGTCAGGGTCGACGAGTCGGGGAACCGTGTGCTGCATCCCGGGTCGTACGAGGTGTTTGTGGACGTGGACGAGAAGTCGACGATTGCGTTCGAAGTCGGAGGCCCGCCGGTGGTGGTTGAGGAGTTCCCGCAGCCCAGGGACCGGAACTAGGAGTCCGATCTGCGCAGCTCGCATAGCCTCTATTTATCTTCTACTCACGGTGAACGTTGTTTTGGTCATTTCACCGTCCACATTTGGGATGCTATTTGTTGACCGGTGTACCAGGGACTGAGGGCTGGCTAATAGTGTAACGGCCAGCCGCAAAACATGATTGTATGACTATGGACTTGCACGGATACGACGACCAGGACGAATTGTTGAAACTGTCTTCACCGGAACGAATCGAAAGATGTCACAGAAGCACTTGGCGGCGACCATTTCGCATCCCATGAACATGCTGCAGTCAGAGCGCTCTACGCCGTGtatcccatccatcccaaaCAGGAGACCAGAGCTTAGCTTAGGCAGAGTGCAGAGCGCAGAGTGCAGCGTTGAGGTGTTGAATTGCGAGTCCGAGATTGGAGACGCTCTTCTTCGAGGTTCCCATCCTTTTGTATCAAGTCCTGCcatccaaaaaaaaaacatcAAGGAGTTCAGAAATAGGTAGCTGATTGTCAGACCTGGGAAGAATGTCTCAGGACACGCAACCTCAAGTAAGCCAAGGTAAGCAAAGTACCAAAGAGACGGAAATCAGTGGCTTCCGACGGGCTCCCGTATCTAGTTTGACAAGGCCCTTGATGCCTACCCACGAGCTTAGTTCGATGAGATGAGTGCTCCGGACAAGCCGTCACAgagcgtcgccgtcctcttcCGGCCCTGGACGCTGCCAGGCAGTACAGGTACACCTCGCCTTCGACATGTGACAAAATGCCTCATAACCCCACGTACAGTATCCGTGTTGGCTCGGGGAGAAAGCAAGTGCTGAAAGGATAGAGTTCGGTTGACAAAAGCTTCCGCACAGAACCGGCCCGGCCGTCTCTCATCAGCGACCTCGGAGGTCGCACTCGGGCGCCAACTAACCCCCGATGACCTCTCCCTCCCGATTCACGTAGCCTACCCCGCTGACTGGAACACCGGGTGTGAGGGTGCCTTGAGCGAGTCGTCCTCCTGCTCAGAGTTTCTACAACCAAGCCGCACTCACCCAGGCTTCCAGGACGAAGAGGGGGGTCGGAGAGTAGGTAGGGCAGCCATCGAAAAGCGGGCTCGGCGTGGTATCAGTCTTCGCCGCATCGACGTGATAATCCGCAGCAGGCGAATTCACGGTCTCATAagcggaggggggaggggccgggTATAGCATGCAACAGgatcggggggggggggggggggggggggggggggggccggGGTCCGACTTGCTGGCCCAGATCCGTGATGCGGTTTGCCTGCCGCTTCGTGGGGCACAGCGGCAGGTGCCCTCGCTCGTCTTAGCTGTTTCGAGATCTCGGCTGGCTGTGGATGGCCAGAGAAGATCCATCGAGGGGAGTCTGTCTGTTCTTGGGATCTTCTTAGGAGCGGGCAGGACAGGGCGCTGCTCGAGAGGGGATCCGTCATGCAAGGTTGAAACCGTATCCATATCCTGTACCCATATCCGAC
This genomic interval carries:
- a CDS encoding glycosyl hydrolase family 3 N terminal domain-containing protein, translated to MLRFVRNSALLLYASSSLTAEAGPDDLQKPLTPPRRTCLPARAAAVDRGTGAGGFPDCRRDPLCSNDVCDESLPPRERAAALVAALTVREKLDNLVNEAPGVPRLGVPPYEWWSEGLHGLASSPGTRFSGRRGGNFSHATSFPQPIVLGSAFDDALVRAVGHAVSTEARAFSNHGRSGLDLYSPNINAFKDPRWGRGQETPGEDPFHLQSYVAAMLTGLEGDSSTSSSSSSGTSGTSRKRLIATCKHYAANDFENYDGVDRAGFDANITTQDLSEYYLPPFKTCAVERGGVGSFMCSYNGVNGTPLCANQYLLRDVLRRHWGWDGAGQYVSTDCDCVALMVSHHRYAPDLAHAAAWAMKAGTDLECNAHPGSDALQMAWNRSLISEREVDGSLTRMYTALVSVGQFDSPREQPLRSLSWEDVDTEEARELAYRAAVEGAVLLKNDGTLPLSADARKYALVGPWANATTQMQGNYFGPAPYLISPYQAAKDLGLDVTYTPGCRTNDTDASFRRAVASARAADLVVFAGGVDNTLEAETLDRRTLAWPDAQIDLLRAVAALGKPVVVLQFGGGQVDDAELLANASINAVLWGGYPGQSGGRAIFDLLFGRAAPAGRLSVTQYPASYSKAVPATDMNLRPGPGNSGLGRTYMWFNGEAPVPYGSGLHYTTFDVKLEAVQGSVLTQTEEASPPLDDVDTSGVPAWQRALGKPALTVAVKVTNTGGVSSDYVALLFLRSNAGLAPRPRKTLAGYFRFRDIRPGERAEREIAVTVERLVRVDESGNRVLHPGSYEVFVDVDEKSTIAFEVGGPPVVVEEFPQPRDRN